In Raphanus sativus cultivar WK10039 chromosome 5, ASM80110v3, whole genome shotgun sequence, the following proteins share a genomic window:
- the LOC108859754 gene encoding ATPase 7, plasma membrane-type isoform X4 has protein sequence MWNPLSWVMEAAALMAIGLAHGGGKPPDYHDFVGIVVLLLINSTISFVEENNAGNAAAALMAQLAPKAKAIRDGKWNEIDAAELVPGDIVAIKLGDIIPADARLLEGDPLKIDQSALTGESLPVTKNPGSSVYSGSTCKQGEIEAVVIATGVHTFFGKAAHLVDSTTHVGHFQKVLTAIGNFCICSIAVGMAIEIVVIYGIQERGYRVGIDNLLVLLIGGIPIAMPTVLSVTMAIGAHRLAQQGAITKRMTAIEEMAGMDVLCSDKTGTLTLNKLSVDKNLIEIFKKGIDRDMAVLMAARAARLENQDAIDTAIVSMLSDPKEARAGIKELHFLPFSPANRRTALTYLDGEGKMHRVSKGAPEEILDMAHNKLQIKEKVHATIDKFAERGLRSLGLAYQEVPDGDVKGEGGPWEFVALLPLFDPPRHDSAQTIERALHLGVSVKMITGDQLAIAKETGRRLGMGTNMYPSSSLLSANHTEAVSIDELIEKADGFAGVFPEHKYEIVMRLQSRKHICGMTGDGVNDAPALKKADIGIAVDDATDAARSASDIVLTEPGLSVIISAVLTSRAIFQRMKNYTIYAVSITIRIVMGFMLLCVFWKFDFPPFMVLVIAILNDGTIMTISKDRVKPSPTPDSWKLKEIFATGVVLGAYLAIMTVVFFWAAYETNFFHHHFDMKDKEVAAHLNEQMASAVYLQVSTISQALIFVTRSRSWSFVERPGFLLVIAFLIAQLVASTISAMANWPFAGIRSIGWGWTGVIWIFNIVTYMLLDPIKFLVRYALSGKSWNRMIEQRTALTGKKNFGKDARMAAWAAETRTQHGLETGQKPMYERNSATELNSLADEAKRRAELARMRELQTLKGKVESAAKLKGIDLDDANNNNYTI, from the exons ATGTGGAATCCACTTTCATGGGTCATGGAAGCTGCAGCCCTCATGGCCATTGGTCTTGCTCATGGAGGA GGCAAGCCACCGGATTATCACGATTTCGTGGGTATTGTGGTCTTACTTTTGATCAATTCAACAATCAGTTTTGTGGAAGAAAACAATGCTGGAAATGCAGCAGCTGCTCTCATGGCTCAGCTAGCCCCTAAAGCCAAG GCCATCCGTGATGGGAAATGGAACGAGATAGATGCAGCTGAGTTGGTTCCAGGAGATATAGTTGCTATCAAACTCGGTGATATCATTCCTGCTGATGCTCGTCTACTAGAAGGAGACCCTTTAAAGATTGATCAG TCAGCTCTTACTGGTGAATCTCTTCCAGTAACCAAGAACCCTGGTTCTTCAGTGTACTCTGGTTCAACTTGCAAACAAGGTGAAATCGAAGCGGTTGTTATAGCTACTGGTGTCCACACTTTCTTTGGAAAGGCTGCTCATCTTGTTGACAGCACTACCCATGTTGGTCACTTCCAGAAG GTTTTGACAGCAATAGGAAACTTCTGTATCTGCTCCATTGCAGTAGGAATGGCTATTGAAATCGTTGTTATATACGGTATACAAGAGAGAGGGTACCGTGTTGGTATCGATAATCTTCTTGTCTTGTTGATTGGTGGGATCCCCATTGCAATGCCTACTGTTCTCTCTGTTACAATGGCTATTGGTGCCCATCGCCTTGCTCAACAG GGTGCCATAACAAAGAGAATGACAGCCATTGAAGAAATGGCTGGAATGGATGTTCTGTGCAGTGACAAAACTGGTACTCTCACGCTCAACAAGCTCTCCGTGGATAAGAATCTCATCGAG ATTTTCAAGAAAGGCATTGATAGAGATATGGCTGTGCTTATGGCTGCAAGAGCTGCACGTTTAGAGAACCAAGATGCTATTGACACTGCTATTGTTTCCATGTTGTCAGACCCTAAAGAG GCACGTGCTGGAATCAAAGAACTCCATTTCCTTCCATTCAGTCCAGCTAATAGAAGAACTGCACTAACCTACCTTGATGGAGAAGGCAAAATGCACCGTGTGAGCAAAGGAGCGCCTGAAGAG ATTTTGGATATGGCACACAACAAATTACAAATCAAGGAGAAGGTACATGCTACAATCGACAAATTCGCAGAACGTGGCCTAAGATCCCTAGGATTAGCGTATCAG GAAGTACCAGATGGTGATGTTAAAGGAGAAGGTGGTCCATGGGAATTTGTAGCTCTTCTTCCTTTGTTTGATCCTCCTCGTCACGACAGTGCACAAACTATTGAGAGAGCACTTCATCTTGGTGTCAGTGTTAAAATGATCACTG GTGACCAGCTTGCCATTGCAAAAGAAACAGGAAGAAGGCTTGGAATGGGAACAAACATGTACCCATCTTCATCTCTACTCTCTGCTAACCACACAGAGGCAGTTTCCATCGATGAACTTATCGAGAAAGCAGATGGTTTTGCAGGAGTCTTTCCTG aGCATAAGTATGAGATTGTGATGAGATTACAATCAAGAAAACATATTTGTGGTATGACTGGTGACGGAGTGAATGATGCACCTGCTTTGAAGAAAGCTGATATTGGAATTGCTGTGGATGATGCCACTGATGCTGCTCGTAGTGCTTCTGATATTGTCTTGACAGAGCCTGGTCTTAGTGTTATCATCAGTGCTGTCTTGACTAGCCGTGCCATCTTCCAGAGAATGAAAAATTACACG ATATATGCTGTTTCTATCACTATACGTATTGTG ATGGGTTTCATGCTTCTGTGTGTGTTCTGGAAGTTTGACTTCCCTCCATTCATGGTTCTTGTTATTGCAATCCTTAACGATG GTACTATAATGACCATATCAAAGGATAGAGTCAAGCCATCTCCAACACCAGATAGTTGGAAACTAAAGGAGATTTTTGCAACTGGTGTTGTTCTTGGAGCTTACTTGGCTATCATGACCGTTGTGTTTTTTTGGGCAGCATATGAAACTAACTTCTTCCAT CACCATTTTGACATGAAAGACAAGGAAGTGGCTGCACATTTGAATGAACAGATGGCTTCTGCTGTGTACCTTCAAGTCAGCACTATCAGCCAAGCGTTGATCTTCGTGACACGTTCAAGAAGCTGGTCGTTTGTTGAACGTCCTGGTTTTCTCCTTGTGATTGCTTTCCTCATTGCTCAGCTG GTTGCATCAACGATATCAGCAATGGCAAACTGGCCTTTTGCTGGAATCAGAAGCATTGGATGGGGATGGACTGGAGTTATCTGGATATTCAACATAGTAACGTACATGTTACTTGATCCTATCAAGTTCCTAGTCCGTTATGCTCTAAGTGGCAAGTCCTGGAACCGAATGATCGAGCAAAGG ACTGCACTCACTGGCAAGAAGAACTTTGGGAAAGACGCAAGAATGGCTGCATGGGCCGCCGAGACGCGTACACAGCACGGTTTAGAGACAGGTCAAAAGCCAATGTATGAGAGAAATAGTGCAACGGAACTAAACAGTTTGGCTGATGAAGCTAAAAGGCGTGCAGAACTTGCaag AATGAGAGAGCTTCAGACATTGAAAGGAAAAGTTGAATCAGCAGCAAAGCTGAAAGGCATTGATCTTGATGATGCTAACAACAACAACTACACAATCTAA